In the genome of Fulvivirga maritima, one region contains:
- a CDS encoding MFS transporter translates to MNKALLALAIGGFGIGMTEFVIMGILPDVAEALEISIPTAGHFISAYALGVVVGAPTLTILGGRWSGKTMLLLLMAWFTVFNTLSALSTSYEALLAFRFLSGLPHGAFFGMGAVVASRLAKPGKAARAIATMFTGLTIANVVGVPLGTYLGHNYGWHITFYIVGVIGILTLVSIYFWMPFLPKSSSKSATADFAVLKNKELWLGFFLTTIGTGGFFAWYSYIAPLITDVAGHPESMVSYGMILAGLGMVVGNFIGAKLAETFSPLRAVFIALVAMVICLISNTYLAQNEIMVMVTTFIIGVIAFTLSTPIQMVMIKASEGSEMLGSSLNQSAFNMGNASGAYFAGLPIAMGYGITSAQLVGATMAFIGIGIASVLANVRKNKRKMNVVTINN, encoded by the coding sequence ATGAACAAAGCTTTATTAGCACTTGCCATTGGAGGGTTTGGCATCGGCATGACCGAGTTTGTGATTATGGGTATACTTCCTGATGTAGCTGAAGCACTGGAAATAAGTATCCCGACGGCAGGACATTTTATATCAGCATATGCTTTAGGCGTGGTGGTGGGTGCCCCTACCCTAACTATTTTGGGTGGCAGATGGTCAGGCAAGACTATGCTTTTATTATTAATGGCATGGTTTACTGTTTTCAATACATTATCTGCACTATCTACCAGTTATGAAGCTTTATTAGCATTCAGGTTTTTATCAGGACTACCTCACGGTGCCTTCTTTGGTATGGGAGCTGTGGTAGCCTCAAGGCTGGCAAAACCTGGCAAGGCGGCCAGAGCCATTGCTACCATGTTCACCGGGCTTACTATCGCTAATGTGGTAGGTGTACCCTTAGGCACTTATCTGGGTCATAATTATGGATGGCACATCACCTTCTACATAGTAGGTGTAATTGGCATACTCACATTGGTTTCCATTTATTTTTGGATGCCCTTTTTACCAAAATCATCATCTAAAAGCGCTACCGCCGACTTTGCTGTGCTAAAAAACAAGGAGTTATGGCTAGGCTTTTTCCTTACCACCATTGGTACAGGAGGTTTTTTCGCATGGTATAGCTACATAGCTCCCCTCATTACCGATGTGGCGGGTCACCCCGAAAGCATGGTGAGCTACGGGATGATTTTAGCCGGACTAGGTATGGTAGTAGGCAATTTTATAGGGGCCAAATTAGCTGAAACATTCTCCCCGTTGCGGGCTGTTTTCATTGCACTAGTGGCCATGGTAATCTGTTTAATTAGCAACACCTACTTAGCCCAGAATGAAATCATGGTGATGGTAACCACTTTTATTATAGGAGTTATAGCTTTTACGCTGTCTACACCTATCCAAATGGTAATGATCAAAGCCTCTGAAGGATCAGAAATGTTAGGATCATCATTAAACCAAAGTGCCTTTAATATGGGTAATGCTTCGGGAGCCTACTTCGCAGGGCTACCAATTGCTATGGGCTATGGCATTACCTCTGCACAACTGGTAGGTGCCACCATGGCTTTTATAGGGATAGGCATAGCTTCTGTGTTGGCTAACGTGAGGAAAAACAAAAGAAAAATGAACGTAGTAACTATAAATAATTAA
- a CDS encoding SDR family NAD(P)-dependent oxidoreductase → MDLQLDNKTALITGSTAGIGYGIAKVLAKEGASVIINGRKQEDLVEAMEKLRKETGSENINGIAADFAKKKDVDKLLKAVPDVDILINNVGIFNQVDFADITDEEWYETFEINVMSGVRLARHYFPKMMDKNEGRIIFISSESAMNIPTEMVHYGMSKTAQLAISRGLARLTKGSNVTVNSVLPGPTWSRANKKGMEQQAEDEGKSVDEVLHDFFQERRPTSLTQRFADVDEVANMVAYVASPLSSATNGAALRVDGGVVNSIV, encoded by the coding sequence ATGGATTTACAACTCGATAATAAAACCGCTTTAATAACAGGTTCAACCGCTGGGATAGGTTACGGCATAGCTAAAGTATTGGCTAAAGAAGGTGCATCAGTAATCATAAATGGCCGCAAACAGGAAGATTTGGTAGAGGCTATGGAAAAGCTGAGAAAAGAAACAGGCAGTGAAAATATTAATGGCATAGCCGCTGACTTTGCCAAGAAAAAAGATGTAGACAAACTATTAAAAGCAGTGCCTGATGTAGATATACTTATTAACAATGTAGGCATATTCAATCAGGTAGATTTTGCTGATATCACTGATGAAGAATGGTATGAAACCTTCGAAATTAATGTAATGAGCGGTGTGCGACTGGCTCGTCATTACTTTCCTAAAATGATGGATAAAAACGAAGGTCGCATTATTTTCATCAGCAGTGAATCCGCTATGAACATACCTACGGAGATGGTTCATTATGGCATGAGTAAAACTGCTCAGCTAGCCATTTCTCGTGGGCTGGCACGCCTTACTAAAGGAAGCAATGTGACGGTTAACTCAGTGCTTCCTGGCCCTACTTGGAGCCGAGCCAATAAAAAAGGTATGGAACAACAAGCTGAGGATGAAGGAAAATCTGTAGATGAAGTATTGCATGACTTCTTCCAGGAAAGAAGGCCTACCTCTCTAACACAGCGCTTTGCTGATGTAGATGAAGTAGCCAACATGGTGGCTTATGTGGCCAGTCCGCTTTCATCAGCTACCAATGGAGCTGCTCTGCGTGTAGATGGTGGCGTGGTCAATTCAATCGTGTAA
- a CDS encoding DoxX family membrane protein yields MQTQKSAYALARLPIGFSFFGHGMVRIPKLNSFADGMAQSFEETMLGHDFVFSFATVLPIIELLLGMALLAGLKMKITSTVGVFLVCKLIFGSSLQENWSAVAIQIFYGLYLAILHLFADSNGYAIGMKNNK; encoded by the coding sequence ATGCAAACCCAAAAATCAGCATACGCTCTGGCCCGCCTCCCGATTGGCTTTAGTTTTTTCGGGCATGGTATGGTTAGAATTCCAAAGTTAAATAGCTTTGCAGACGGAATGGCCCAGTCATTTGAAGAAACTATGCTGGGTCATGACTTTGTATTCTCTTTTGCTACAGTACTTCCCATCATAGAACTACTGTTGGGAATGGCGCTGCTCGCTGGTCTTAAGATGAAGATCACTTCTACTGTAGGAGTGTTTTTGGTGTGTAAACTCATCTTTGGTTCCAGCCTGCAAGAAAACTGGTCGGCTGTAGCTATACAGATATTTTATGGGTTATACCTAGCTATTTTACATCTGTTCGCAGATAGTAATGGGTATGCTATTGGTATGAAAAATAACAAATAA
- a CDS encoding AraC family transcriptional regulator gives MKRYTQFEELVMSDFEVDEWPHPRHNHNHFEIVYIAKGCGKHHLNDIDFCYKKGDLFLLGPDDEHEFEIKQSTRFIYFKFTKLYFNNYYELPLPGEWNKDVDHLLYYPERKKGSLLKLKEDKLLVHQLMEIMVSEYNSTRLLNHKIILQIFSVIILVLKRNSNACSHIAADKSEKTGMAQELIEYIELHIYNPGKLTLKAMAAHFNYSTNYIGMLFKEKVGSSLRDYVNNFRLQLISQRLEHGTVGMKQIAAEFGFVDESHLYKFIKKNNLR, from the coding sequence ATGAAGCGATATACACAGTTTGAAGAGTTGGTAATGTCAGATTTTGAAGTGGATGAATGGCCTCATCCCAGGCACAATCATAACCATTTTGAGATAGTATATATTGCCAAAGGCTGTGGCAAGCATCATCTCAATGACATTGATTTTTGTTATAAGAAAGGGGATTTGTTTTTACTAGGACCTGATGACGAGCATGAATTTGAAATAAAGCAAAGTACCCGATTTATATACTTTAAATTTACGAAGCTTTATTTCAATAATTATTACGAATTGCCCTTACCTGGAGAATGGAATAAGGATGTTGATCACCTACTCTATTACCCGGAAAGGAAAAAAGGTAGTTTACTAAAATTAAAAGAAGATAAGCTATTAGTGCATCAGTTAATGGAGATTATGGTTTCTGAGTATAACAGTACTCGCTTGCTTAATCATAAAATTATACTTCAGATTTTCAGTGTTATAATTCTGGTGCTTAAGCGAAATAGTAATGCCTGTAGTCATATCGCCGCTGATAAATCGGAGAAAACAGGTATGGCTCAAGAGCTGATTGAGTACATAGAATTACATATTTATAACCCCGGAAAGCTCACTTTGAAAGCCATGGCGGCGCACTTTAATTACTCAACCAATTATATCGGTATGCTCTTTAAAGAAAAGGTGGGTAGCAGCCTGAGAGATTATGTTAATAACTTTAGGTTGCAACTCATTAGTCAAAGGCTGGAGCATGGAACGGTTGGTATGAAGCAGATCGCCGCTGAGTTTGGATTTGTAGATGAAAGCCACTTGTATAAGTTCATTAAAAAGAATAATTTGAGATAA
- a CDS encoding LVIVD repeat-containing protein — protein sequence MKKSSTTSSKLNIGLILLVFISFVSCEDKCENEQTLYNYRPVYTSLTELRSQVAYSEPQEIEITGKIFFKDSYLFINEPNKGIHIIDNHDPANPVNKGFITVPGSYDLAVKGNMLYTDSYIDLVIIDISDINNIHEAGRKENVFNTYNTYGYYATDDALVTSWEISEERTVVTHDCNGSDSDPVLYDWGYTLSDGIGTFESIDNRNSVSPTNPGMGGSMARFALAGNYLYTLNSSELITFNLASPESPSDDNHTQLSWDIETIFPKNGHLFIGTRSGMHIMDLTTDPLSPTLLSTYAHVTSCDPVIVDDNYAYVTLRSGTECEGFTNQLEVIDISDLTNPKLLHTYEMTNPHGLGKDGNLLFICDGSDGLKVFNAEDISDINNNMLEHYKDIQAYDIIPFQNIAMMIGEDGLFQYDYSDMDNITLLSHIQIKSSH from the coding sequence ATGAAAAAGTCCTCTACTACCTCCTCAAAACTGAACATCGGTCTGATCCTACTTGTTTTCATATCCTTCGTTTCATGTGAAGATAAATGTGAAAATGAACAAACTTTATACAACTACCGCCCTGTGTATACCAGCCTGACAGAACTTAGGTCTCAAGTAGCATATTCGGAGCCTCAAGAAATAGAAATTACAGGAAAAATATTCTTCAAAGACTCTTATTTATTCATTAATGAGCCTAATAAAGGTATTCATATTATAGATAATCATGACCCTGCTAACCCGGTAAACAAAGGTTTTATAACTGTACCCGGCTCTTATGACCTGGCAGTAAAAGGCAATATGCTATATACTGATAGTTATATAGATCTTGTAATTATTGACATCAGTGACATTAATAATATTCATGAGGCGGGAAGAAAAGAAAATGTATTTAACACCTATAATACGTATGGCTACTACGCCACCGATGACGCATTGGTCACTAGCTGGGAAATCAGCGAAGAAAGAACTGTAGTTACCCATGACTGCAATGGATCGGACTCAGACCCTGTTTTGTATGATTGGGGCTATACCTTGTCTGATGGCATTGGCACCTTTGAATCTATAGACAATAGAAATTCAGTATCTCCTACTAACCCTGGCATGGGCGGATCTATGGCTCGCTTTGCCTTGGCAGGAAATTACCTATACACTTTAAACAGTAGCGAGCTGATAACCTTTAACCTGGCCTCTCCAGAAAGCCCCTCTGATGACAATCATACTCAGCTCAGCTGGGATATAGAAACCATATTCCCCAAAAACGGCCATTTATTTATAGGAACCCGCAGTGGCATGCATATTATGGATCTGACTACAGATCCGCTGTCTCCTACGCTGTTATCTACATATGCCCATGTAACCAGCTGCGATCCCGTAATAGTAGATGATAATTATGCCTATGTAACCCTTAGATCAGGTACAGAGTGCGAGGGTTTTACTAACCAACTAGAGGTGATTGATATTAGCGACCTTACTAACCCTAAGCTGCTGCATACTTACGAAATGACTAACCCTCATGGCTTAGGTAAAGACGGCAACCTCCTCTTTATATGCGATGGTAGCGATGGCCTCAAAGTCTTTAATGCCGAAGACATTTCTGACATTAATAATAACATGCTGGAGCATTACAAAGATATACAAGCCTATGACATTATTCCCTTCCAAAATATAGCCATGATGATAGGTGAAGACGGACTCTTCCAATATGATTATTCTGACATGGATAACATCACCCTTCTCAGCCATATTCAAATAAAATCGTCTCATTAA
- a CDS encoding mechanosensitive ion channel family protein, with the protein MSLIKASFFKIQFVVVLLVFVSISASAQILGQTQVEEPAEEEEVPTDSLGRRSPQGTVNGFMDAISASRYKRAIGYFDLNGAYDASNEEAAELVKSLVFMLDQGGTIFPNAWISDKEEGNLEDGFKKDVDRVGFVSVNNKNIDLLLQKKKDTEGNYIWLFSSETLLNIASEKENFKEPIINKLLPNFLLKNRRFGFSLGQWIAILGIVVLVYFCAVYLSKGLVFFVKKVWKKAREESVEGIIDAFSFPLRLYLAIVLYLKVSQYLGISVVVRQQFSFVTVIVFWAALLLLLWRIADFVAGFMERKMSLKGNLAAVSAIIFFRRAFYVSIIIIGVIMAIGALGFDITNWIAALGIGGIAIALGAQKTVENFVGSVTLVLDRPIRVGDFCKVADTTGTVEQIGMRSTKIRTLDRTIVTIPNGEFSSLKIENYTQRDMFWFHPVLSMRYETTPDQMRYLLVEIRKLLYAHPKVDPDPARIRFTGFGPDYLPLEIFAYVRAIDYNGFLEVKEDLLLRIMDIVEESGTGFAFPSQTIYMAKDEGVSTEKAEAIHAKVKEWREKEQMEIPNFTPEAIEALKNTIPYPPEGSSQNNKG; encoded by the coding sequence ATGTCGCTGATAAAGGCTTCTTTCTTTAAAATACAGTTCGTAGTGGTGCTTTTGGTATTTGTATCAATTAGCGCTTCGGCTCAAATTCTGGGGCAAACACAAGTTGAAGAGCCCGCTGAAGAAGAGGAGGTTCCTACTGACTCACTAGGCAGAAGGTCGCCGCAAGGAACCGTTAATGGTTTTATGGATGCTATATCTGCCAGCAGGTATAAAAGAGCCATTGGTTATTTTGATTTAAATGGAGCTTATGATGCCAGTAATGAAGAGGCTGCTGAGTTGGTGAAAAGCCTGGTGTTTATGCTGGATCAGGGAGGCACCATATTCCCTAATGCCTGGATTAGTGATAAGGAGGAAGGAAACCTGGAAGATGGCTTTAAAAAGGATGTTGATAGGGTAGGGTTTGTTTCTGTTAATAATAAGAACATCGACCTTTTGCTTCAGAAGAAAAAAGATACTGAAGGAAATTATATCTGGCTTTTTAGCTCAGAAACGTTGCTCAATATAGCTTCAGAAAAGGAGAATTTTAAGGAGCCAATTATAAATAAATTATTACCTAATTTTCTGTTAAAAAATAGAAGGTTCGGCTTCTCACTTGGTCAGTGGATAGCTATTCTGGGCATAGTGGTTTTAGTGTATTTCTGTGCCGTATACCTTTCAAAAGGCTTGGTGTTTTTTGTTAAAAAAGTATGGAAAAAGGCTAGAGAGGAGTCTGTTGAAGGGATTATTGATGCTTTTAGTTTTCCATTGAGATTATATCTTGCCATAGTCTTATATCTTAAAGTGTCTCAATATCTGGGTATATCAGTGGTGGTAAGGCAGCAATTCAGTTTTGTTACGGTAATAGTGTTTTGGGCCGCGCTGCTATTGCTTTTATGGAGAATCGCTGATTTCGTAGCTGGCTTTATGGAGCGTAAAATGAGCCTTAAAGGCAATTTGGCCGCCGTTAGTGCTATCATATTTTTTAGAAGAGCATTTTACGTTTCTATTATTATCATAGGCGTTATTATGGCTATCGGGGCCCTGGGCTTTGATATTACTAACTGGATAGCAGCCCTGGGTATTGGTGGTATTGCTATTGCCTTGGGTGCGCAGAAAACGGTGGAAAATTTTGTGGGTAGTGTTACGCTGGTACTAGACAGACCTATTAGAGTAGGAGACTTCTGTAAAGTAGCGGATACCACCGGCACCGTAGAGCAGATAGGCATGCGTTCTACCAAAATAAGAACATTAGACAGAACCATAGTAACCATACCTAATGGTGAGTTTTCTTCTTTAAAAATTGAAAATTATACTCAAAGAGATATGTTTTGGTTTCACCCGGTGCTCTCTATGCGCTATGAAACCACCCCTGACCAGATGCGCTATCTGCTGGTAGAAATAAGGAAGCTCTTATATGCTCACCCTAAGGTAGATCCAGATCCTGCCAGAATACGTTTTACAGGTTTTGGTCCTGATTACCTGCCGCTGGAGATATTCGCTTATGTGAGAGCCATAGATTATAATGGGTTTTTAGAGGTGAAAGAAGACTTGCTGCTCCGTATTATGGATATAGTTGAAGAGAGTGGTACAGGTTTCGCCTTCCCATCACAAACTATTTATATGGCTAAAGATGAAGGCGTTTCTACTGAAAAAGCAGAAGCCATTCACGCTAAGGTAAAGGAATGGAGAGAGAAAGAGCAGATGGAAATACCCAATTTTACCCCAGAAGCTATAGAAGCCCTTAAAAATACCATACCGTATCCACCAGAAGGATCTAGCCAGAATAATAAAGGGTAA